The following DNA comes from Streptococcus pasteurianus.
GATGATAATCTCAGGTTTACGAGCAAGAGCACGCGCAATTGCCAAACGTTGTTTTTGACCACCTGAGAAGTTTTGACCACTTTGAGCAACAGGTGCTTTTAACTTACCGTCTTTCATTTCAACGAATGTCTTACCTTGAGCTAAATCAAGAGCTTCCCACATCTTGTCATCATCAAGTGGCGAACTATTGCTTTCTCCCATATCCATATTTGAAGCGATATCCCCACTGAAAAGCACTGCTTTTTGCGGAATATAACCAACAATCTTATGAAGCGTATCATGGTCATATTGACGAACATCAATGCCATCGACTTTAATCGTTCCTTCTGTCGCGTCATAAAAACGTGGAATCAAGTTCACCAAAGTTGATTTACCAGAACCAGTTGAACCGATAAAGGCAATCGTGTCTCCAGCTTTCGCTTTAAAGGAAACGTGTTCCAAAACAGCTTCTGAATTTTTGCTGTAACGGAATGAAACATTGTCAAATTCAACAGAACCTTTTTCAGTTGGTTTAGCTTGATTTGTTTCTGGATATTCAATTGAAGATTTTGTTTCAAGAACTTCATTAATACGCCCAGCAGCAACAACAGCACGAGGTAAAATGAAGAATACAACAATCATCATCATGAATCCCATAACAACTTGCATGGCATATGATGAATAAACAACCATATCTGAGAACAAATCAACTTTATCTTGCATAGCGCCAGCAATTTTCGTTGGATCTGTCGGAATGGCAATATTTTCAATCAAATGCGCACCAATCCAGTAGATAGCAAGTGTCATTCCGCTTGAAATTCCTGTCATTACTGGAGATAACAACGCCATTGAACGTCCAATAAAGAGGTTAAGATTGGTAACATTATCATTGGCTTGTGCAAATTTGGCATCTTGATAATCTTCGGCATTGTATGCACGCACCACACGGATACCTGTCAATGATTCTCGCGTAATACTGTTCAATTTATCGGTTAATGTTTGAATCATGCGTTGTTTAGGCATCACCATCATCAACAAGAACATAATCATCAAGAACATAACCGCAACTGCGACAATAAGAACCAATAGCCATTCATGATTTTTATCAGCAATCTTGGTTATTGCCCAAATTGCCATGATAGGTCCTTTAGTAATGACTTGGATTCCCATTGTGAAAACCAATTGAATTTGTGTAATATCATTGGTTGTACGTGTCAAAAGACTAGGAATTGAAAATTTCTTGATTTCAGCATCTGAAAAATTCAAGACACTATGGAAAATGTCATCACGTAGACGTGTACTAAAACTTGCCGCAATACGAGCAGCCAGGAAACCGACAACGACGGATGCCGCAAAGCTTC
Coding sequences within:
- a CDS encoding ABC transporter ATP-binding protein — its product is MLKILKRLTVKEVTMLIFAVLFVCLNVYLELKIPDYMSDITTLLSTEGTKVKDIFAWNFDAPGMRMVLLSLGSFAASVVVGFLAARIAASFSTRLRDDIFHSVLNFSDAEIKKFSIPSLLTRTTNDITQIQLVFTMGIQVITKGPIMAIWAITKIADKNHEWLLVLIVAVAVMFLMIMFLLMMVMPKQRMIQTLTDKLNSITRESLTGIRVVRAYNAEDYQDAKFAQANDNVTNLNLFIGRSMALLSPVMTGISSGMTLAIYWIGAHLIENIAIPTDPTKIAGAMQDKVDLFSDMVVYSSYAMQVVMGFMMMIVVFFILPRAVVAAGRINEVLETKSSIEYPETNQAKPTEKGSVEFDNVSFRYSKNSEAVLEHVSFKAKAGDTIAFIGSTGSGKSTLVNLIPRFYDATEGTIKVDGIDVRQYDHDTLHKIVGYIPQKAVLFSGDIASNMDMGESNSSPLDDDKMWEALDLAQGKTFVEMKDGKLKAPVAQSGQNFSGGQKQRLAIARALARKPEIIIFDDSFSALDYKTDRILRSQLKERTADMTKLIVAQRISTIMDADQILVLDEGKVVGQGTHEELLANNDVYREIAYSQLSKEELENGK